In Glycine max cultivar Williams 82 chromosome 7, Glycine_max_v4.0, whole genome shotgun sequence, a single window of DNA contains:
- the LOC100811526 gene encoding beta-glucosidase 46 has translation MEKNTPLLTLRREEKQENAMGALYMSVMEILLFLFIFICSLTPISQSQGLHQSPPFLFGTSSSSYQYEGAYLSDGKGISNWDVFTHKPGSISDESNGDVAVDQYHRYLEDIDLMEAIKVNSYRFSISWARILPKGRFGEVNLAGINYYNRLIEALLLKGIQPFVTLFHFDIPQELEDRYGGWLSPQSQEDFQLFADICFKSFGDRVKYWVTFNEPNYLVPLAYRLGIFPPLRCSSKFGNCSEGDSEKEPFVAAHNMILSHAAAVDLYRNKYQTEQGGEIGIVLHCDSFEPLSNSTADKLATERAQSFSINWILDPILFGKYPKEMEMILGTTLPKFSSNDKAKLRQGLDFIGINHYASYYVRDCISSVCESGPGVSTTEGLYQRTTIGELTPFDWLSVYPLGMKSILMYLKDRYNNTPMFITENGYGNLYDPDLTEEEYLNDFKRIEFMSGHLDNLMAAIREGADVRGYFAWSLLDNFEWLYGFSVRFGLHHVDFSTLKRTPKLSAIWYEHFIENYKLTDSIVPEHGREKGIWNKPTTQLRTLVSPEPRMNNLD, from the exons ATGGAGAAGAACACTCCATTGTTGACattgagaagagaagagaagcagGAGAATGCAATGGGGGCTTTGTACATGTCAGTTATGGAGATACTCTTGTTCCTCTTCATATTCATATGCTCTCTCACACCAATCTCACAGTCACAGGGATTACATCAATCTCCCCCTTTTCTCTTTggcacttcttcttcttcgtacCAG TATGAAGGAGCTTATTTGAGTGATGGCAAAGGGATAAGCAACTGGGATGTCTTCACTCACAAACCAG GTAGTATATCTGACGAAAGCAACGGTGATGTTGCTGTTGATCAATACCACCGGTATCTG GAGGATATTGATCTAATGGAAGCTATAAAAGTCAATAGCTACCGGTTTTCAATATCATGGGCAAGAATTCTACCAA AAGGAAGATTTGGAGAAGTAAACTTGGCGGGTATCAACTACTATAACAGACTTATAGAAGCATTGCTACTCAAAG GGATCCAACCATTTGTAACATTATTCCACTTTGACATCCCTCAAGAACTTGAGGACAGATACGGAGGTTGGCTTAGTCCCCAATCACA GGAAGATTTTCAATTATTTGCAGAtatctgttttaaatccttCGGTGACAGAGTAAAGTACTGGGTAACCTTCAATGAGCCAAATTATCTAGTCCCACTTGCGTACCGTTTAGGTATATTCCCACCATTGCGCTGCTCCAGCAAATTTGGGAATTGCAGTGAGGGAGATTCAGAGAAAGAGCCCTTTGTGGCAGCCCATAATATGATCCTATCACATGCAGCTGCAGTTGATCTTTATAGAAACAAATACCAG ACTGAGCAGGGGGGGGAAATCGGCATTGTCCTACACTGTGACTCATTTGAGCCGTTGAGCAATTCCACAGCAGATAAATTGGCTACTGAAAGAGCACAATCATTCAGCATTAATTG GATCTTGGATCCAATCTTATTTGGTAAGTACCCAAAAGAGATGGAGATGATTCTAGGAACCACCTTACCTAAATTTTCCAGTAATGACAAAGCAAAACTGAGGCAAGGACTGGATTTCATTGGCATAAATCACTATGCAAGTTATTATGTACGAGACTGCATATCATCAGTGTGTGAATCTGGGCCAGGAGTTTCCACAACAGAGGGTTTATATCAACGAACTACAATCGGAGAGCTT ACTCCGTTTGATTGGCTCAGTGTTTACCCACTAGGCATGAAGAGTATTCTTATGTATCTAAAAGACAGATATAATAACACTCCAATGTTCATTACCGAAAATG GATATGGCAATTTGTATGATCCAGATCTTACCGAGGAAGAATATCTTAATGATTTTAAGAGAATAGAGTTCATGTCTGGTCACTTAGATAATCTAATGGCTGCAATAAG GGAAGGAGCAGATGTGAGAGGTTACTTTGCCTGGTCTTTGCTCGACAACTTTGAGTGGCTATATGGGTTTTCAGTGAGATTTGGACTTCACCACGTAGATTTTTCCACGCTGAAGAGAACTCCAAAATTATCAGCAATTTGGTACGAGCATTTCATTGAAAACTATAAACTAACTGATAGCATTGTGCCCGAACATGGCAGAGAAAAGGGAATCTGGAACAAGCCAACTACCCAACTCAGAACCTTAGTAAGTCCAGAGCCTAGAATGAATAACTTGGATTAA
- the LOC100810985 gene encoding beta-glucosidase 46, with product MELSSSAFVVILLAVAATAVLSNGLDLSFLPSDFLFGIASSSYQYEGAYKSDGKGLSNWDNYTHGPGRSVIMDGSNGDIAIDHYHRYLEDIDLMETLGVNSYRLSLSWARILPKGRFGEPNHAGIEFYNRLIDVLLLKGIQPFVTLSHYDIPQELEDRYGSWLSPQLQEDFAFYADLCFKTFGDRVKYWVTFNEPNFLVSLGYRSGLYPPCRCSGQLAMAKCSEGDSEKEPFVAAHNVILSHAAAVDIYRTKYQTEQKGSIGIVLQHEWFEPMSNSTADKLASERARAFNFNWFLDPIIFGKYPTEMENVLGSLLPKFSSYEKEKLKRGLDFIGVNYYTAFYVQDCMYSACKPGPGISRTEGSYKKSGEKNGVPIGEPTPFSWFNIYPDGMEKTVTYVRDRYNNTPIFLTENGYAEEVDPNFTSEEHLNDFKRIKYMVDHIEALLAAIRKGADVRGYFAWTLIDSFEWIYGYTVRYGFHHVDYATLKRTPRLSASWYKQLLVQYKKTFLLGTSMTGHEKLVQHT from the exons ATGGAGCTGTCTTCCAGTGCATTTGTGGTAATATTGTTGGCAGTCGCAGCTACAGCAGTACTCTCAAATGGGTTGGATCTATCTTTCTTGCCCAGCGATTTCCTCTTTGGCATTGCTTCTTCCTCTTACCAG TATGAAGGAGCTTACAAGAGTGACGGCAAAGGACTGAGCAACTGGGATAACTACACTCACGGACCag GTAGAAGTGTAATAATGGATGGAAGCAATGGGGATATCGCGATTGATCATTATCATCGCTACCTG GAGGATATAGATTTAATGGAAACTTTGGGAGTAAACAGCTACCGGCTATCCCTGTCATGGGCAAGAATTCTACCAA AGGGTAGATTCGGAGAGCCCAACCATGCTGGTATCGAGTTCTATAACAGACTAATTGATGTTCTACTACTCAAAG GGATCCAACCCTTTGTAACTCTTAGTCACTATGACATTCCCCAAGAGCTTGAAGACAGATACGGGAGTTGGCTAAGTCCCCAGTTACA GGAAGATTTTGCTTTTTATGCGGACCTATGTTTTAAAACCTTTGGTGACAGAGTTAAGTACTGGGTCACATTCAATGAGCCGAATTTCCTAGTGTCACTTGGTTACCGTTCTGGTTTATATCCTCCATGCCGTTGCTCTGGCCAATTAGCAATGGCTAAATGCAGTGAAGGAGACTCAGAAAAGGAGCCCTTTGTAGCAGCTCATAATGTTATCCTGTCACATGCAGCTGCAGTTGATATCTATAGAACCAAATACCAG ACTGAGCAAAAAGGAAGTATTGGTATAGTCCTTCAACATGAATGGTTTGAACCAATGAGCAATTCAACAGCTGACAAATTGGCTAGCGAAAGAGCAAGAGCATTCAACTTCAATTG GTTCTTGGACCCAATCATATTCGGAAAGTACCCTACAGAGATGGAGAACGTTCTTGGAAGCCTCTTGCCCAAATTTTCCAGCTACGAAAAAGAGAAACTCAAGAGAGGATTGGATTTCATTGGCGTCAATTACTACACGGCTTTCTATGTCCAAGATTGCATGTACTCCGCTTGTAAACCAGGACCCGGGATCTCCAGAACAGAGGGTTCATACAAGAAAAGTGGAGAAAAGAATGGTGTCCCAATCGGTGAACCT ACTCCATTTAGTTGGTTTAATATTTACCCAGATGGCATGGAAAAGACTGTAACATATGTGAGAGATAGATACAATAACACTCCAATTTTCCTAACTGAAAATG GATATGCCGAAGAAGTTGATCCAAATTTCACTTCGGAAGAACATCTCaatgattttaaaagaataaagtaCATGGTGGATCACATAGAGGCTCTGTTAGCAGCAATAAG GAAAGGAGCAGATGTGAGGGGATACTTTGCCTGGACCTTAATCGACTCGTTTGAGTGGATATATGGATATACGGTAAGATATGGATTCCATCATGTGGATTATGCGACGCTGAAAAGAACTCCAAGATTGTCAGCAAGTTGGTACAAGCAACTCCTTGTTCAGTACAAGAAAACCTTTTTATTAGGCACGAGCATGACAGGGCATGAAAAACTCGTACAACACACTTGA
- the LOC100787281 gene encoding cytochrome P450 77A1, protein MQVTDVILLGLCLLFLRWWWRRWSTTGGGPKNLPPGPPGWPIVGNLFQVILQRRHFIYVIRDLHKKYGPIFTMQMGQRTLIIVSSAELIHEALIQRGPLFASRPKDSPIRLIFSVGKCAINSAEYGPLWRTLRKNFVTEMITPLRIKQCSWIRKWAMEAHMRRIQQEAREQGFVQVMSNCRLTICSILICICFGAKIEEKRIKSIESILKDVMLITLPKLPDFLPVFTPLFRRQVKEAEELRRRQVELLAPLIRSRKAYVEGNNSDMASPVGAAYVDSLFGLEVPGRGRLGEEELVTLVSEIISAGTDTSATALEWALLHLVMDQEIQERLYREIVGCVGKDGVVTESHVEKMPYLSAVVKETFRRHPPSHFVLSHAATEETKLGGYTVPKEASVEFYTAWLTEDPSMWEDPNEFRPERFMSGDGVDVDVTGTKGVRMMPFGVGRRICPAWTMGILHINMLLAKMVHAFHWLPNPNSPPDPTETFAFTVVMNNPLKPLIVPRSI, encoded by the coding sequence ATGCAGGTAACAGACGTTATTCTACTGGGCCTGTGCTTGCTCTTCCTCCGCTGGTGGTGGCGCCGATGGTCCACCACCGGCGGAGGCCCGAAGAACCTCCCTCCAGGCCCGCCCGGATGGCCCATAGTCGGGAACCTCTTCCAAGTGATCCTGCAGCGCCGTCATTTCATTTACGTGATCCGcgatttacataaaaaatacgGCCCAATCTTCACCATGCAGATGGGTCAGCGCACGTTGATAATCGTGAGCAGCGCGGAGCTCATCCACGAGGCGCTGATCCAGCGAGGCCCATTATTCGCGAGCAGGCCCAAAGACTCCCCCATCCGGCTGATCTTCAGCGTGGGGAAGTGCGCCATCAACTCCGCCGAGTACGGCCCTCTCTGGCGCACCCTAAGGAAGAACTTCGTGACCGAGATGATCACCCCTCTGAGGATAAAACAGTGCAGCTGGATACGAAAATGGGCCATGGAGGCCCACATGAGAAGGATCCAACAAGAGGCCCGCGAGCAAGGGTTTGTTCAAGTTATGAGCAACTGCAGGCTCACCATCTGCAGCATCCTCATCTGCATCTGCTTCGGCGCCAAGATCGAGGAGAAAAGAATCAAAAGCATAGAGAGCATTTTGAAAGATGTCATGCTCATCACGCTTCCCAAGCTTCCAGATTTCTTACCGGTTTTCACTCCGTTGTTCCGCCGTCAGGTGAAGGAAGCTGAGGAGTTAAGGAGGAGGCAGGTGGAGCTGTTGGCGCCGTTGATAAGGAGCAGAAAGGCTTACGTGGAGGGAAATAACAGTGACATGGCGAGTCCTGTTGGTGCTGCTTACGTGGACTCCTTGTTTGGTTTGGAGGTGCCTGGACGAGGACGCTTGGGGGAGGAGGAGCTCGTGACGCTAGTGTCGGAGATTATCAGCGCCGGCACGGACACAAGCGCCACCGCGCTGGAGTGGGCGCTGCTTCATTTGGTTATGGATCAAGAGATTCAAGAGAGGCTGTACAGGGAGATTGTGGGGTGCGTGGGGAAGGATGGTGTGGTTACGGAGAGTCACGTGGAGAAGATGCCTTACCTGAGCGCCGTCGTCAAGGAGACTTTCCGGAGACATCCGCCGAGCCACTTCGTGCTGTCGCACGCCGCCACGGAGGAGACGAAGCTGGGAGGGTATACGGTGCCGAAGGAGGCGAGCGTGGAGTTTTACACGGCGTGGTTGACGGAGGATCCGAGTATGTGGGAGGATCCGAATGAGTTCCGACCCGAGAGGTTTATGAGTGGGGATGGGGTTGACGTGGACGTGACGGGGACGAAAGGGGTGAGGATGATGCCGTTCGGTGTTGGGAGGAGGATTTGCCCAGCGTGGACAATGGGGATTTTGCATATAAATATGCTGCTGGCTAAGATGGTGCATGCTTTCCACTGGCTGCCCAATCCCAACTCTCCACCCGACCCGACTGAGACCTTCGCTTTCACTGTTGTCATGAACAACCCTCTCAAGCCACTTATTGTGCCACGATCCATTTAA
- the LOC100812607 gene encoding N6-mAMP deaminase — MDWWVSMPKIELHAHLNGSIRDSTLLELARALGDKGVIDFSQVEHVILKNDRSLSEVFKLFDLIHVVTTDHSSITRITKEVVEDFAFENVVYLELRTTPKKNDSLGMSKRSYMEAVLEGLRAVRSVDVAFIPYSEEPRNLSSPLLSDASEKCNGNTRKKIFVRLLFSIDRRETTEAAMETVMLALEMRHFGVVGIDLSGNPAVGEWITYLPALKFAREQGLYVTLHCGEVSNSNEIHNMLEFLPHRIGHACFFEEEHWRRLKSSNIPVEICLTSNLRTLSVPTIDAHHFVDLYNAKHPLVLCTDDSGVFSTSLSNEYKIASSSFGLGQKELFELSKNAIEFMFADNVVKEDLRKTFNSAAKNL, encoded by the exons ATGGACTGGTGGGTGTCAATGCCAAAGATAGAACTGCATGCTCACCTCAATGGATCCATTAGAGACTCTACACTTCT AGAACTCGCTAGAGCTTTGGGTGACAAAGGTGTCATAGATTTCTCCCAAGTCGAACATGTTATCCTTAAAA ATGATCGTTCATTAAGTGAGGTATTCAAGTTGTTTGACTTAATCCACGTTGTTACTACTGATCACTCAAGTATTACGAGAATTACCAAAGAA GTTGTTGAAGATTTTGCATTTGAGAATGTTGTGTATCTGGAGCTGAGGACTACACCAAAG AAAAATGATTCCCTAGGAATGAGCAAACGCTCTTACATGGAAGCTGTACTGGAAGGTTTAAGAGCTGTCCGTTCAGTAGATGTGGCTTTCATTCCTTACAGCGAGGAACCTAGAAATCTTTCAAGTCCATTACTCTCGGACGCAAGTGAGAAATGTAATGGAAAcactagaaaaaaaatctttgttaGGCTTCTATTTAGCATTGACCGTAGGGAGACAACAGAAGCGGCAATGGAAACT GTCATGCTTGCATTGGAAATGAGGCATTTTGGGGTTGTTGGAATTGACCTCTCTGGGAATCCAGCTGTTGGTGAATG GATTACATATTTGCCAGCATTGAAATTCGCTCGAGAACAAGGTCTTTATGTAACTCTTCACTGTGGAGAG gtatcaaattcaaatgagATACACAATATGCTTGAGTTTCTTCCTCATAGGATTGGACATGCTTGTTTCTTTGAGGAGGAACACTGGAGAAGGCTGAAGTCCTCTAACATTCCG gTTGAAATCTGTTTGACGTCAAACCTCAGGACATTGTCTGTTCCAACAATAGATGCACATCATTTTG TTGATTTATATAATGCAAAACATCCTTTAGTGCTGTGCACCGATGACTCCGGTGTATTTTCTACGAGTCTCTCCAACGAATACAAAattgcttcttcttcatttg GCCTTGGACAGAAGGAACTGTTTGAGCTATCAAAGAATGCTATCGAGTTTATGTTTGCAGACAATGTAGTAAAGGAGGATTTAAGAAAAACTTTTAATTCAGCAGCAAAGAATCTGTAA